A single Hypanus sabinus isolate sHypSab1 chromosome 24, sHypSab1.hap1, whole genome shotgun sequence DNA region contains:
- the LOC132380483 gene encoding transmembrane protein 200A-like: MSAGNNAATKSHGNLGQSGTDQRGKASRERVDKSVKGKLNMRSPAGLFIVFGLLIVVVGIAIAVVGYWPRKHNSQTLVSQQQRNSSESAAEIQRARARLQPQPVQKNEKLKLIGPLIMGIGLFVFICANTVLHENRDRETRLLARQNTYPVAGQIGSEESNEPEGGRHNPAPSCADAGSGCSELCCAAEGGCGATCPKHTPSAETWADSRKAARRNMTAQLLHHKRPSPSTSLCSVTSDSCNSSEGNLNVPFSCGDDSSVVSASIVLPVIKLNNCVIDTPVAKAAVEDIEVGHPAVTTSTEDLSKLKSHGCIRSGSIRSADGALSVISADRPLQEDSFPNRSIGGLLSPGAARKAYASDLQLHTLGGHSKSLDLGRNVDKLGGQRKERQHRSWPRLDCSYIKKYLKLENRGDGVDQLLEQTEREFGGEEQNL; the protein is encoded by the coding sequence ATGAGCGCAGGAAACAATGCGGCTACGAAGAGCCACGGGAACCTTGGCCAGTCCGGCACAGACCAGCGTGGTAAAGCATCAAGAGAGAGGGTTGATAAAAGTGTTAAAGGAAAACTCAACATGCGATCTCCTGCTGGGCTTTTCATCGTATTCGGGCTGTTGATAGTCGTGGTGGGGATTGCCATAGCCGTTGTTGGCTATTGGCCCCGTAAGCACAACTCCCAGACGTTGGTGAGTCAACAGCAAAGAAACAGTAGTGAGTCAGCCGCCGAGATTCAGCGCGCAAGGGCGAGGCTTCAGCCCCAACCGGTGCAGAAGAACGAAAAGCTGAAACTAATTGGCCCGCTGATCATGGGCATTGGGTTATTCGTGTTCATCTGCGCCAACACGGTGCTGCACGAAAATCGCGACAGGGAGACCAGGCTTCTGGCGCGGCAGAATACTTACCCCGTCGCCGGCCAGATTGGCAGTGAAGAGAGTAACGAGCCAGAAGGGGGTCGGCACAATCCTGCTCCGTCCTGCGCCGACGCCGGTTCTGGGTGCTCGGAACTGTGCTGCGCTGCCGAAGGAGGCTGCGGCGCAACCTGTCCTAAACACACTCCGAGCGCAGAAACATGGgcggacagtcgcaaggctgctaGGCGTAACATGACTGCCCAGCTGCTGCATCATAAAAGACCTTCTCCATCCACCTCCCTTTGTAGTGTGACTTCAGACTCTTGTAACTCCAGTGAGGGAAACCTTAACGTGCCTTTCAGCTGTGGCGATGACTCTTCAGTTGTTTCTGCCTCAATAGTATTACCGGTTATTAAGCTCAACAACTGCGTCATTGACACGCCGGTTGCTAAAGCTGCGGTCGAAGATATTGAAGTCGGGCATCCGGCGGTCACGACGTCCACGGAAGATTTGAGCAAGCTGAAGAGCCACGGGTGCATTCGGTCCGGGAGCATCCGCAGTGCCGATGGGGCTCTTAGCGTAATCAGTGCGGACCGTCCCTTACAGGAGGACTCCTTCCCCAACAGATCGATTGGAGGGCTGCTGTCCCCAGGAGCCGCCAGAAAAGCATACGCTTCGGACCTGCAGCTCCACACGCTAGGCGGTCACTCCAAGTCCCTCGACCTCGGGAGGAACGTGGACAAGCTCGGCGGCCAGAGGAAAGAACGACAGCACAGGAGCTGGCCACGTTTGGATTGCAGTTACATAAAAAAGTACCTGAAGCTGGAAAACAGAGGAGACGGCGTGGACCAATTACTTGAACAGACTGAACGGGAGTTTGGTGGTGAAGAGCAAAACCTGTAG